A segment of the Pseudomonadota bacterium genome:
TTCAGTGAGCATTACGGGAGCGTGCACGAGTTTGGACCCATCCTCCATCTCAACCAACCTCCTTTTCGGCAGCGCTACCAGCTTTCAAACGTATTGTGGTTTTTTGTTGCCGCACTCGCTCACGGGCTTGTTGTTGCATCGCTTCAAACGCTGCTGGTTGCCAGATTTGAAAGGTAGCCCCACGGCCAACAAAAGCTGCTGCATCTGTGATTTCTGCATGCTCACGCAGGCTTTGCGGCAAGGTAATCCGTCCATCTCCATCCAAAGACAACTGAATGGAATCAGCAAAAATAGTGGCAGTCAGATCATCCTGGGCATCAGAAAAAGAGTCTAGATCATCCACGCTTTCACTTAAGCGTTGCATGCGTGAGAGACCACAGGCTTCAATGGCATTGTATTTATAAGAACGAAAGGTCACGATTCCTTGAAAGGACTCTGGGGCCAAGGCAGCACGAAACGTCGCCGGCACAGAAATCCGTCCTTTCTTGTCAATCTTGTTCACAAAAGTTGATAAAAACAACGCCATGGCGACTTTTGTCCTTTCGTGCCCTTTGTTAGAAATTTTTCACACATATGCACAGTGTTATTGCACAGTGTTATTGCATAGTGTTATTCACACCTTGCATATATGGGATAACATGGGATTTCATGGGAGTCAATGGGATTAGATGGGACAATCATCCACAAAGTTATCCACAGGTTACCCGTAACCGTCAGCTATCAGTACTACAAATCGAGAAAAAACAATTTGTAGTACAAAATTTCTCTTAAAATCTGGTGCTGTAAATCGGTTTTTCTCGATTTGCAGTACAAAATTGATATCAAAATTTTGTACTGCAAATCGTTTTTTCTCGATTTATAGTACAAAAATAGTTTACAGTACAAAAATCTAGTGATAAGATGGTATTAGTTATCAAAGGAAGGGCAACATGAATGTTTATAGGTAGACAAAAAGAGCTCGAAAATTTAAACCGATTTTTGCAAAAAAAAACAGCCTCACTCATTGTAGTCAAAGGAAGAAGGCGCATTGGTAAAAGTCGGTTAATCGAAGAGTTTGCCAGCCCCTTCAAATTCTATTCGTTTACTGGAATTCCTCCAACCCCTCATACAACAGCCCAAACCCAGAGAGA
Coding sequences within it:
- the mraZ gene encoding division/cell wall cluster transcriptional repressor MraZ; protein product: MALFLSTFVNKIDKKGRISVPATFRAALAPESFQGIVTFRSYKYNAIEACGLSRMQRLSESVDDLDSFSDAQDDLTATIFADSIQLSLDGDGRITLPQSLREHAEITDAAAFVGRGATFQIWQPAAFEAMQQQARERVRQQKTTIRLKAGSAAEKEVG